One segment of Fructilactobacillus hinvesii DNA contains the following:
- a CDS encoding nicotinamide mononucleotide transporter family protein, whose translation MPLSQKHRQRVINWAYRTAGSNWFDLLGVAIVLVATISAGYYATTLAQSPIPWLHDSAWKCFPLGIVSTFSAVLSVLSTRYVGKINNLGNLIGFINIVIAGFVDYALGNFGAIYTYPISFILNMLAWFTWRTIFKNRKGNVPHAKIVMPLIAVLAVLVSFGINYFAFRQVNFLFIMTSLVFSFSLMADTLNVFKVKSQWTAWGVYNVLQLIRNITMGNWANVGKYIYYVLNSMISFVYWKLTGKTLAQVKESQ comes from the coding sequence ATGCCATTATCCCAAAAACACAGACAACGAGTCATTAACTGGGCCTACCGAACGGCTGGTTCCAACTGGTTCGATTTACTGGGAGTTGCCATCGTATTGGTGGCAACGATTTCAGCTGGTTATTACGCGACCACACTCGCACAATCGCCGATTCCGTGGCTCCATGATAGTGCCTGGAAATGTTTTCCGTTAGGGATTGTATCCACGTTTTCAGCCGTATTGTCGGTACTATCAACGCGGTACGTGGGTAAGATTAACAACCTCGGGAATCTGATTGGTTTCATTAACATCGTGATTGCCGGTTTTGTCGACTATGCGTTGGGAAACTTTGGAGCGATTTATACCTATCCAATTTCGTTTATCCTGAATATGCTGGCTTGGTTTACTTGGAGGACGATTTTTAAAAACCGGAAAGGGAATGTTCCCCATGCTAAGATTGTCATGCCGTTAATCGCGGTTTTGGCCGTTTTAGTTAGCTTTGGAATTAACTACTTCGCGTTTCGCCAGGTTAATTTTCTGTTTATCATGACGTCGCTGGTATTCTCGTTCTCATTGATGGCTGATACTCTGAACGTCTTTAAGGTGAAATCGCAGTGGACCGCTTGGGGTGTTTATAACGTGTTACAGTTAATTCGAAACATCACGATGGGTAACTGGGCCAATGTCGGCAAGTACATTTACTACGTGCTTAACTCGATGATTTCCTTTGTGTACTGGAAGTTGACGGGGAAGACGCTTGCGCAAGTTAAGGAGTCTCAATGA
- a CDS encoding CPBP family intramembrane glutamic endopeptidase, giving the protein MKIIDLGKATFVLFLIIFGTSLLAILLMKMRPIWNEQALKITRDGIIVGLILWYVMKNHLVKIQPLNFKLDGMALVAGLIVVTGATLLAPDEEMQLLPYQFLQIVVFAPIMEEVICRGVIFGNYAANHLMLATIVSTVIFVGLHFSRNPVDLLEFTLVSLILCCVQFTTGNVFNCIMIHSLLNIYLLVGNQILKGFT; this is encoded by the coding sequence ATGAAAATAATTGACCTCGGAAAAGCAACTTTCGTTCTTTTTTTAATCATTTTTGGAACGTCGCTACTAGCAATACTCTTAATGAAAATGAGGCCAATCTGGAACGAGCAGGCGCTTAAAATAACTCGTGATGGAATTATTGTAGGACTAATCCTTTGGTATGTGATGAAAAATCACTTAGTTAAAATACAGCCGTTGAATTTTAAATTAGATGGTATGGCACTGGTTGCCGGTTTGATTGTAGTAACTGGAGCAACGCTGCTAGCGCCTGATGAAGAAATGCAATTGTTGCCCTATCAATTTTTACAGATAGTGGTTTTTGCTCCAATTATGGAAGAAGTTATTTGCCGTGGCGTTATCTTTGGTAATTATGCTGCAAATCATCTCATGCTTGCTACCATTGTTTCGACCGTTATTTTTGTGGGGTTACATTTTTCAAGGAATCCCGTTGATTTACTAGAATTTACATTAGTTTCATTAATTCTTTGCTGCGTTCAATTTACCACTGGAAATGTTTTTAATTGCATCATGATTCATTCCTTGCTAAATATTTATTTACTAGTTGGAAACCAAATTCTAAAAGGATTTACGTAA
- a CDS encoding ABC transporter ATP-binding protein: MTAPTTKRQTLLTVNNLTTAFKIDGKFYPAISEINMKIKQDEILAIVGESGCGKSTLVNSIVGLQDPKETKISGEIDFEGQDLTKIDENTYNQIRGAKIGMIFQDPLSALDPLKRIEEQIQETLIYHTDLNAKERHDRVLELLDQVGIVDPKRIAHQFPHQLSGGMRQRVVIAIAIACKPDFIIADEPTTALDVTIQAQILDLLRSIQTENHASIILITHDLGVVAETADYVHVMYAGKIVEKGTVEQVFNDPKHPYTRSLLKSIPQADSENDDLYVIQGSVPSLQKMPKTGDAFAPRIPWIPASAHEEHPTMHRLEDGHEVRCTCYKDFYFKEESEA; encoded by the coding sequence ATGACAGCACCGACAACAAAACGGCAAACGCTACTAACGGTTAATAATTTAACCACCGCGTTCAAGATTGACGGCAAGTTTTATCCAGCGATTTCTGAAATTAACATGAAGATTAAACAGGATGAAATTTTAGCAATTGTGGGTGAATCTGGTTGTGGAAAGAGTACCCTAGTTAATTCGATCGTGGGGTTACAGGATCCCAAAGAAACTAAGATTAGCGGCGAAATCGACTTTGAAGGACAAGATTTAACCAAAATCGATGAGAATACATATAACCAAATTCGAGGCGCTAAGATTGGCATGATTTTCCAAGACCCACTGTCAGCCTTAGATCCGTTAAAACGAATCGAGGAACAGATTCAAGAAACCTTGATCTATCACACGGATTTGAACGCCAAGGAACGTCACGATCGGGTCTTAGAACTTTTGGATCAAGTTGGAATCGTTGATCCGAAACGAATTGCTCATCAATTTCCTCACCAATTATCAGGAGGGATGCGCCAGCGGGTCGTGATTGCAATTGCAATCGCATGTAAACCGGACTTCATCATTGCTGATGAACCAACTACAGCGCTTGACGTTACGATTCAAGCCCAGATCTTGGATCTCTTGCGGAGCATCCAAACCGAAAACCACGCCAGCATCATCCTAATTACCCACGACCTGGGAGTGGTTGCTGAAACGGCCGATTACGTTCACGTTATGTACGCCGGTAAGATTGTAGAAAAGGGAACGGTGGAACAGGTCTTTAACGATCCAAAGCATCCATATACCCGTTCGTTATTAAAATCAATTCCCCAAGCTGACAGTGAAAATGATGATCTCTACGTAATTCAGGGTTCTGTCCCATCGCTGCAAAAGATGCCAAAAACGGGAGATGCCTTTGCACCTCGGATTCCGTGGATTCCAGCGAGTGCCCATGAAGAACATCCAACGATGCACCGCTTAGAGGATGGACACGAAGTTCGGTGCACCTGTTACAAAGACTTTTACTTTAAGGAGGAAAGTGAAGCATGA
- a CDS encoding ABC transporter ATP-binding protein, which yields MSLLTVNNLKVHFPIRGGFFNRVVDKVYAVDGVSFSIEPGESFGLVGESGSGKSTTGRTIIGLEKATAGKIEFEGHPVDTKHEREKLKYDQAVQMIFQDSFSSLNPRKRVESIIAEPLKNFEKLTPEQEKIRVLQLMKIVGLAPEMLYKYPHQFSGGQRQRIGIARAVATNPKLIIADEPVSALDLSVQAQVLNFMKKIQREIGVSYLFISHDLGVVRHMCDRIAIMNRGQIVEIGTRNDIYRDARHIYTQRLLAAIPSTNLEKRQSNLKHRQAVEQEYQAHKDDYYDENGRAYPMVEVSPGHLVSLPPKEALQYKQLKEED from the coding sequence ATGAGCTTGTTAACGGTTAACAATTTAAAAGTTCACTTTCCGATTCGGGGCGGATTCTTCAACCGCGTGGTCGACAAGGTTTACGCCGTTGATGGAGTGAGTTTCTCCATTGAACCCGGAGAATCGTTTGGCCTAGTTGGAGAATCTGGTTCCGGAAAGTCCACTACCGGCCGCACGATTATTGGATTAGAGAAAGCCACTGCCGGAAAAATCGAATTTGAAGGCCACCCAGTTGACACCAAACACGAACGTGAAAAGTTGAAATATGATCAAGCGGTTCAAATGATTTTCCAGGATTCCTTCTCGAGTTTGAATCCCCGGAAGCGGGTCGAAAGTATCATTGCCGAACCATTGAAAAACTTTGAAAAGTTAACGCCTGAACAGGAGAAAATTCGGGTGTTGCAACTGATGAAAATCGTGGGACTTGCTCCTGAAATGCTTTACAAGTATCCACACCAATTCTCTGGTGGACAACGACAACGGATTGGAATTGCCCGCGCCGTAGCCACGAACCCCAAGCTCATCATTGCTGATGAACCAGTTTCCGCTTTGGATTTATCGGTTCAAGCCCAGGTGTTGAACTTCATGAAGAAGATTCAACGAGAAATTGGGGTTTCTTACCTCTTCATCTCCCATGATTTGGGGGTAGTTCGGCACATGTGTGACCGGATCGCAATTATGAATCGGGGACAAATCGTAGAGATTGGGACTCGAAATGACATTTATCGCGATGCCCGTCATATTTACACCCAACGGTTATTGGCGGCCATTCCAAGCACGAACTTAGAAAAACGACAAAGTAACTTAAAACACCGGCAAGCGGTGGAACAAGAGTATCAAGCTCACAAAGATGATTATTACGATGAAAACGGACGTGCTTACCCTATGGTAGAGGTTAGTCCCGGACATCTCGTTTCATTACCACCCAAGGAAGCACTGCAATACAAGCAATTAAAGGAGGAAGACTAA
- a CDS encoding ABC transporter permease — protein sequence MWKTILRRILIMIPELIVLSILVFLLAKAMPGDPFTGSINPKSNPAEIHRLMKANGLFDPWYVQYWHWVVNLFHGNLGMSYEYQMPVVDLIKQRGMNTLWLAAFTMILTYAIGLPLGIYAGKKEGKWPDTLIRIYTYVTMSIPFFVVLVIGIWIFGYALGWFPTSGSVSPSVSGLGPTLLSRLGHIILPGLLGALFGTVNIIQYLRSQVIDSKHSAFVKTEIAKGVPTKAIYRHHIFRNSVLPIAAFAGYSITGLLTGSIFTEMIFSYPGMGQLFLNAVNFRDYTVITTLVLLYGFLNLLGTLISDIVLSIVDPRIRIE from the coding sequence ATGTGGAAAACAATTTTACGCCGAATCTTGATTATGATTCCTGAATTGATTGTCTTGAGTATTCTGGTGTTCTTACTAGCTAAGGCGATGCCGGGGGATCCATTTACGGGATCGATTAACCCCAAGAGTAATCCCGCTGAAATTCACCGATTAATGAAAGCCAACGGATTGTTCGACCCATGGTATGTACAGTACTGGCACTGGGTGGTTAACCTCTTCCACGGGAACTTAGGAATGAGTTATGAATACCAGATGCCAGTGGTTGACTTAATCAAACAACGGGGAATGAATACCCTTTGGTTAGCTGCCTTCACGATGATTTTAACCTATGCGATTGGGTTACCACTGGGAATTTACGCCGGGAAAAAGGAAGGCAAATGGCCGGACACTTTGATTCGGATTTACACCTACGTCACGATGTCAATTCCATTCTTCGTTGTTTTAGTGATTGGAATCTGGATTTTCGGGTACGCCCTCGGGTGGTTCCCAACCTCTGGTTCCGTTTCTCCAAGCGTTTCTGGCTTAGGCCCAACGCTGTTATCCCGTTTAGGCCACATTATCCTGCCAGGACTTTTAGGAGCCCTGTTTGGAACCGTAAATATCATTCAATACTTACGGTCTCAGGTAATTGACTCTAAGCACTCTGCTTTTGTGAAAACAGAAATTGCCAAAGGGGTACCCACTAAGGCAATCTACCGGCACCACATCTTTAGAAATTCCGTCTTGCCAATTGCCGCCTTTGCGGGTTACTCAATTACTGGGTTATTAACTGGTTCCATCTTTACCGAAATGATTTTCTCGTATCCAGGGATGGGTCAACTATTCTTGAATGCAGTGAACTTCCGGGATTACACGGTTATCACCACCCTGGTGTTGTTATACGGATTCTTGAACCTCTTAGGAACATTAATTTCAGACATTGTCTTGAGTATCGTGGATCCACGGATTCGGATCGAGTAG
- a CDS encoding ABC transporter permease: protein MAYEFSGRDELSDAELLELSQEAENEATPSTIRVMLNEFKADKTAMASAIFIVAFILLVVIGSFFVNVPQIMQTDLMGYYAKPFTNYILGGDSSGRPILSQLVVGSRNSILIAIGLTAISSTFGVVYGLVSGYYGGYIDLTMQRVYDFMMIIPMLMTIIVLVTIIPHYNAITLTLLLSIFYWMGTSRLIRSSSLAESQKDYVAASKVAGTSNFKIMFREILPNISSLIIVDTTLSFAENIGVETGLSYLGFGLPDGTPSLGTLIANANDPNNITQYWWTWLPAALEIILLCLAISYVGQVLRRTANASQRRGN from the coding sequence ATGGCATACGAATTTAGTGGGCGTGACGAGTTATCGGACGCCGAATTGTTAGAACTTTCACAGGAAGCGGAAAATGAAGCCACTCCTAGCACCATTCGAGTGATGCTGAATGAATTTAAAGCAGATAAGACCGCCATGGCCTCTGCAATCTTCATCGTGGCCTTTATCCTGTTAGTGGTAATTGGGTCCTTCTTCGTGAACGTCCCCCAGATTATGCAAACTGATTTGATGGGATATTACGCGAAACCCTTTACGAACTACATTTTAGGGGGAGACTCCTCCGGTAGACCAATTCTGTCTCAACTGGTTGTAGGATCACGAAACTCAATCTTAATTGCGATTGGTTTAACCGCCATTTCTTCCACCTTTGGGGTGGTATATGGATTAGTCTCTGGTTACTATGGTGGCTACATTGATTTAACCATGCAACGGGTTTACGACTTCATGATGATTATTCCAATGCTGATGACAATTATCGTGTTGGTAACGATTATCCCGCACTACAACGCGATTACGTTGACCCTGTTACTTTCCATCTTCTATTGGATGGGAACTTCCCGACTGATTCGGTCGAGTTCTTTGGCAGAGTCACAAAAAGACTACGTGGCGGCCTCTAAAGTGGCCGGAACCAGTAACTTCAAGATTATGTTCCGAGAAATTTTACCGAACATTTCATCTTTAATCATCGTTGATACCACGTTATCCTTCGCGGAAAACATCGGGGTTGAAACGGGACTTTCCTACTTAGGTTTTGGATTACCAGACGGAACCCCATCACTGGGGACGTTAATTGCGAATGCCAATGATCCAAACAACATTACCCAATACTGGTGGACCTGGTTACCAGCCGCATTAGAAATTATTCTCTTGTGTTTAGCCATCAGTTACGTGGGTCAAGTATTACGGCGAACCGCTAATGCCTCGCAACGACGCGGCAATTAA
- a CDS encoding oligopeptide ABC transporter substrate-binding protein — protein sequence MKKRYKLAMWGSAALVALSLAACSNGGDSATAKTPKLPQTFSASGKASQEANNGTLKIGEVSPSPFTGISDPLLISAKTDSDVFAPGGANNLFATDNNYKIKDGGLANLRLDRKNNTATITLRNNAKWSNGMPVTAKDVEYAYEVLANPETKSQQYSEDFEHIQGMKDYHEGKAEGISGITFPDGENGKKTVIHYDRITPAMQYAGNNFMWSTVEPYEYLKDVKIPDLVASDKIRKTPIFTGAYKLDKVVEGESTSWSPNKYYWGKKAHIKHINIQIVSPSNVTSALKAKKYDFTQGVQSAADYPKISKMSNYQVVGAPDLGYYYFGFNLGHLDTKTNKQVTDKNKKMSNKNLRQAMMYAIDQDEVTKKFGNGVSWRANTLIPPVFKKYYDKNARGFTYNQSKAEKLLDQAGYKKKGKWRTQPNGKPLEINFAAPNSSDSANATSKYYVQQWRKLGLNVKFTTGKLMETNSYFAALQKPDNNNIDVWRGGFSVSSEPTPTGLYGQSAPFNMGHFVSKENTQLMNNMNNDKAWNEKYRAKQFKDWQEYMNKETAYAPASFSLDWQPVNKRVQGYSVKPADGDNSFSNLQLTQTNTK from the coding sequence ATGAAGAAACGATACAAACTTGCCATGTGGGGAAGCGCAGCCTTGGTTGCCCTTTCACTGGCCGCCTGTTCTAACGGGGGCGACAGTGCCACGGCGAAAACGCCAAAATTGCCACAAACCTTTAGTGCTTCTGGAAAAGCAAGCCAGGAAGCTAATAATGGAACTTTGAAGATTGGGGAAGTTTCTCCATCACCATTTACGGGGATTTCTGATCCGTTGTTAATTAGTGCAAAAACAGATAGCGATGTTTTTGCACCTGGTGGAGCAAATAACTTATTTGCTACCGATAATAACTATAAAATTAAAGATGGTGGACTCGCAAACCTTCGACTAGACCGGAAAAACAACACTGCTACAATTACACTGCGTAACAATGCTAAGTGGTCGAACGGAATGCCTGTTACTGCCAAGGATGTAGAGTATGCCTATGAAGTGTTGGCCAACCCGGAAACGAAATCCCAACAGTATTCCGAGGACTTTGAACACATCCAAGGAATGAAGGACTACCACGAAGGAAAAGCGGAAGGAATTTCTGGAATCACCTTCCCAGACGGTGAAAACGGGAAGAAGACGGTGATCCACTATGACCGAATTACGCCTGCTATGCAGTACGCTGGGAACAACTTTATGTGGAGTACAGTTGAACCATACGAATACCTGAAGGACGTTAAGATTCCTGACCTAGTTGCTTCTGATAAGATTCGGAAGACTCCAATCTTTACCGGTGCTTACAAGCTCGACAAGGTGGTTGAAGGGGAATCCACGAGTTGGAGCCCTAACAAGTACTACTGGGGTAAGAAGGCTCACATCAAGCACATTAATATCCAAATTGTTTCTCCAAGTAACGTTACATCTGCGTTGAAAGCCAAGAAGTATGACTTTACTCAAGGAGTTCAATCAGCGGCTGACTATCCAAAGATTTCGAAGATGAGTAACTATCAAGTCGTTGGAGCACCTGATCTTGGTTACTACTACTTTGGATTTAACTTGGGTCACTTAGACACTAAGACAAACAAACAGGTTACTGACAAGAACAAGAAGATGAGCAACAAGAACCTGCGGCAAGCTATGATGTATGCGATTGACCAAGACGAAGTTACCAAGAAGTTCGGGAACGGAGTTTCATGGCGAGCTAACACCTTGATTCCACCAGTATTTAAGAAGTACTACGACAAGAATGCCAGAGGATTCACTTACAACCAGTCTAAGGCTGAAAAGCTGTTAGACCAAGCTGGTTACAAGAAGAAGGGCAAGTGGCGGACCCAACCAAACGGGAAACCATTGGAAATTAATTTTGCTGCACCAAACAGTTCTGATTCTGCAAATGCCACTAGTAAGTACTATGTTCAACAATGGCGGAAGTTAGGTTTGAACGTTAAATTTACCACTGGTAAATTAATGGAAACAAATAGTTACTTTGCTGCATTGCAAAAGCCAGATAACAATAACATTGATGTTTGGAGAGGTGGATTTAGTGTCAGTTCTGAACCAACTCCAACTGGATTGTACGGTCAAAGCGCACCATTCAACATGGGTCACTTTGTATCCAAGGAAAACACACAGCTGATGAATAACATGAACAACGACAAGGCTTGGAACGAAAAATACCGGGCTAAACAGTTCAAGGACTGGCAAGAATACATGAACAAGGAAACGGCTTATGCTCCAGCTTCCTTCTCATTGGATTGGCAACCAGTTAACAAGCGGGTTCAAGGTTACAGCGTTAAACCAGCTGATGGTGACAATTCATTTAGTAACTTGCAACTCACACAAACTAACACAAAATAA
- a CDS encoding ABC transporter ATP-binding protein gives MKQKQSRWQHFTEYLRQLEKTYRLFGAAAPQAAGWLMVLLPLQAVLPLVAVQAGQQIINQLVQRHPIWASFAIWLVAMAVTQILPTITLFVQGILTDKLTGFLNLKLMGKSKELKSLNLFDNSKYFDDLQMLKSDDSWRPVNLIVFGLSIVQQSIMLVVMFVMLARYNWWLTLALIAVLVPQSISYYRIQQDAFETMVTRSKNARKLNYYSSLLLDRLDAKEVRLFNMFTPIITKYRRLFNQTQSQVNQVRRKQALVGTSYLILVVAVTGYGFYWFITAVQTGTYQMGVLLLYITLMGYISSSMAKLVEDSSLLYDSLLWIEKFYHFIDFQDDLHDGRQPFPIDFQTVSVQNVSFHYPFSDQLVLKHVNFTVQRGEKIAIVGENGSGKSTLVKLLLRFYDPSAGQIQLDQQNVQTIEINAYRQAFSATFQDFSKFKLSLGENVAAAHAYDPTYVKNLLAQVGLASYLQQKNVQLTTMMSKEFAHGTDASGGQWQRIALARDLYADGQIEFLDEPTAALDPRSEQEIYQTFLQQNRHKTVFFVTHRLSAVQYADRVLMLQNGRVTGFASHAELLQTNPEYAELYNLQKAAYQ, from the coding sequence ATGAAACAAAAACAGTCCAGGTGGCAGCATTTCACCGAATATCTGCGCCAGTTGGAGAAAACATATCGTCTGTTCGGGGCTGCCGCGCCTCAAGCGGCTGGTTGGTTAATGGTTTTACTGCCTCTGCAAGCCGTTTTACCGTTAGTAGCTGTTCAGGCGGGACAGCAAATCATTAATCAGTTGGTCCAACGGCATCCCATTTGGGCTTCTTTTGCGATTTGGCTAGTGGCAATGGCAGTAACGCAAATTTTGCCGACCATTACGTTGTTTGTGCAGGGAATTTTAACCGATAAACTAACTGGATTTTTGAATCTAAAGTTGATGGGGAAGTCGAAAGAGTTAAAATCATTGAATCTTTTTGATAATTCTAAGTATTTTGATGATCTGCAAATGTTGAAAAGTGATGATTCCTGGCGACCGGTTAATTTGATTGTGTTTGGGCTATCGATTGTGCAACAAAGCATCATGTTAGTTGTAATGTTCGTCATGTTAGCGCGGTACAACTGGTGGTTGACGTTGGCCTTGATTGCGGTGTTAGTCCCTCAAAGTATTTCTTACTACCGAATTCAGCAGGACGCGTTTGAAACGATGGTAACGCGGAGTAAAAACGCGCGGAAATTAAATTACTATAGTTCATTGTTACTGGATCGTTTGGATGCCAAAGAAGTCCGATTGTTTAACATGTTTACGCCCATCATTACTAAGTACCGGCGTCTTTTTAACCAAACTCAGTCCCAAGTTAATCAAGTTCGGCGGAAACAGGCGCTGGTTGGGACCAGCTATTTGATTTTAGTGGTGGCAGTCACTGGGTATGGTTTTTACTGGTTCATTACGGCGGTTCAAACCGGAACCTATCAAATGGGGGTGTTATTGCTTTACATTACCTTGATGGGCTACATTTCCAGTAGTATGGCGAAATTGGTCGAAGATAGTAGCTTGTTGTACGATTCCTTGCTATGGATTGAAAAGTTCTACCATTTTATTGATTTTCAGGATGACTTACACGATGGAAGGCAGCCGTTTCCAATTGATTTTCAAACCGTATCTGTTCAAAATGTCAGTTTCCACTATCCTTTTTCTGATCAATTAGTGCTGAAGCACGTGAACTTTACGGTGCAGCGAGGCGAAAAAATTGCGATTGTCGGTGAAAATGGCTCTGGAAAATCAACCCTAGTTAAACTATTGTTGCGATTTTATGATCCGAGTGCGGGACAAATTCAATTAGATCAGCAGAACGTGCAGACGATTGAGATTAATGCCTATCGCCAGGCTTTTTCAGCGACCTTTCAAGATTTCTCCAAGTTCAAACTGTCGTTAGGAGAAAACGTTGCGGCCGCCCATGCTTATGATCCGACCTACGTGAAAAATTTACTGGCCCAGGTAGGTTTAGCTAGTTATTTGCAGCAGAAAAACGTTCAACTAACCACGATGATGAGCAAGGAATTTGCGCACGGAACGGATGCTTCGGGGGGACAATGGCAGCGAATTGCTTTAGCACGCGATTTGTATGCCGATGGGCAGATTGAATTTTTAGACGAGCCGACGGCCGCATTGGATCCGCGCAGCGAACAAGAAATTTATCAGACCTTTTTACAACAAAATCGACACAAAACTGTCTTTTTTGTAACCCACCGATTGTCAGCGGTCCAATATGCGGACCGGGTTTTGATGTTACAAAATGGGAGAGTGACGGGTTTTGCCTCCCACGCCGAATTGTTACAAACAAATCCAGAATATGCGGAGCTTTATAATTTGCAAAAGGCAGCTTATCAATAG
- a CDS encoding multicopper oxidase family protein: MAEQEKHHVYTDYFFNESAYDYHDGGYVPLEKHDAPESKLNIPEILKPDKVDGNDVWYTVEAQTGETQILPGEKTKTWGYNQSLLGKTIIYEDGKNYHVTLKNSLPELTTYHWHGLDVPGPYIDGGCHAPVYPGEAKEIEFPVHQPAATTWLHAHPCPLTGWDVWHGLACAVVVKDQHEATLPLPRNYGVDDIPVILQDRRFDEHNQWNYDDDYDPDGTEGPTALINGTVNPYFDVTTQKLRLRFLDGSNRREWRLHLSDDMVMTQIASDGGLLPEPVYLTKLMMTCAERTEVVLDFGKYKPGDEVTLYSDDTPILKFKIHEFAKADTEIPDHLADMDYPDPDKDSLVHQVVMSGTDEEVEFNGKKFGMMRIDDRQELGKSEYWDITNTNDCCGGMIHPYHSHGGQFMVVSRNGEAPYPNERGYKDTIGVNAGETVRVKMKFNHPGIFMYHCHIIEHEDGGMMAQLQVYTKDDPYKKYKLMDMKTLMDALAEERHCRPEDLKIKSLESYKKMGMDMC; encoded by the coding sequence ATGGCAGAACAAGAAAAACATCACGTTTATACTGACTATTTTTTCAACGAATCCGCTTATGACTACCATGATGGTGGCTACGTTCCGTTGGAAAAACACGATGCTCCCGAAAGCAAGCTGAACATCCCTGAAATCTTAAAACCAGATAAGGTGGATGGCAACGACGTTTGGTACACGGTGGAAGCCCAAACGGGAGAAACCCAAATTTTACCAGGTGAAAAAACGAAGACCTGGGGTTATAACCAAAGTTTATTGGGGAAAACGATTATTTATGAAGATGGTAAAAACTACCACGTCACCTTAAAAAATAGTCTTCCCGAATTAACTACCTACCACTGGCATGGTTTGGACGTTCCTGGTCCTTACATTGACGGTGGTTGCCACGCTCCCGTTTACCCTGGGGAAGCTAAGGAAATCGAATTTCCAGTCCACCAACCAGCTGCAACGACCTGGTTACATGCGCACCCATGTCCATTAACTGGTTGGGACGTTTGGCACGGTTTAGCTTGTGCCGTAGTCGTAAAGGACCAGCACGAAGCAACGTTGCCATTGCCACGCAACTACGGTGTCGATGACATTCCGGTAATCTTACAAGACCGTCGTTTCGACGAACACAACCAATGGAACTACGATGATGATTACGATCCAGATGGAACTGAAGGACCAACTGCTTTAATTAACGGAACGGTAAACCCATACTTTGACGTTACCACGCAAAAGCTCCGGTTACGGTTCCTAGACGGTTCGAACCGGCGTGAATGGCGCTTACACCTGAGCGATGACATGGTAATGACCCAAATCGCTTCAGATGGTGGTTTACTGCCAGAACCAGTTTACTTAACCAAGTTAATGATGACTTGTGCCGAACGGACGGAAGTTGTCTTAGACTTTGGTAAGTACAAACCAGGCGACGAAGTAACCTTGTACTCTGACGACACGCCGATCCTGAAGTTCAAGATTCACGAATTCGCCAAGGCTGACACGGAAATTCCTGACCACCTCGCTGACATGGACTACCCTGATCCTGACAAAGATTCGTTGGTTCACCAAGTAGTGATGTCTGGAACTGACGAAGAAGTCGAATTCAACGGAAAGAAATTCGGCATGATGCGGATTGATGACCGACAAGAACTCGGCAAATCCGAATACTGGGACATCACGAACACCAACGATTGTTGTGGGGGAATGATTCACCCATACCACTCTCACGGTGGTCAATTCATGGTAGTTTCTCGAAACGGTGAAGCACCATATCCAAACGAACGTGGTTACAAAGATACCATCGGGGTTAACGCCGGTGAAACGGTTCGGGTTAAGATGAAGTTTAACCACCCCGGAATCTTCATGTACCACTGCCACATCATCGAACACGAAGATGGTGGAATGATGGCGCAATTGCAGGTTTACACCAAGGATGATCCATACAAGAAGTACAAGTTAATGGACATGAAGACCTTGATGGATGCCCTGGCTGAAGAACGGCACTGTCGTCCAGAAGACTTGAAAATCAAGAGTTTGGAATCCTACAAAAAGATGGGCATGGACATGTGTTAA